The Microbacterium horticulturae genome has a window encoding:
- a CDS encoding helix-turn-helix domain-containing protein translates to MTPADEDELTGIHCRLDELLAERGMTLTRLSELVGVSIVNLSVLKNDRARAIRYSTLSAICRALDCEVGELLVRAD, encoded by the coding sequence GTGACTCCCGCCGACGAGGACGAGCTCACCGGCATCCATTGCCGGCTCGACGAGCTGCTCGCCGAACGCGGCATGACCCTGACCCGCCTCAGCGAGCTGGTCGGCGTCTCGATCGTGAACCTGTCGGTGCTCAAGAACGACCGCGCACGGGCGATCCGCTACTCGACGCTCTCGGCGATCTGCCGCGCGCTCGACTGTGAGGTCGGCGAGTTGCTCGTGCGGGCGGACTGA
- the cls gene encoding cardiolipin synthase, translating to MAQIVEWWPIVVLVFDIIIRVAAIIIVPRNRRPTAAMAWLLAIYFIPVAGVLLFLLIGTPHLPRKRRRKQDDINEFIRDASAQLDLGSLRPGAPEWFTSLVTMNHQLGAMPLAGDNEAHLISDYQGSIDAMAQAIRGAQKYVHVEFYILQTDASTDGFFAALEDACARGIPVRVLLDHWANWRKPFYRKTLKRLDAMGARWKLMLPVQPLKGKYQRPDLRNHRKLLVVDGDVAFMGSQNVTDSTYNLRKNVKRGLHWVDLMVKLHGPIVGSVNAVFLSDWYSETDEALQTEDEMFAIGESGGDLDCQIVPSGPGFRFENNLRLFLGLMYSAQRKLIIVSPYFVPDEALLLAVTTACHRGLQVELFVSEIGDQALVYHAQRSYYEALLRAGVRIWLYRAPYILHSKSMTIDDEVAIIGSSNMDMRSFGLNLEISMLVRGEEFVAEMREVEQQYRELSREITLEEWRKQPLRSTVLDNIARLTSALQ from the coding sequence ATGGCGCAGATCGTCGAGTGGTGGCCGATCGTCGTCCTCGTCTTCGACATCATCATCCGCGTCGCGGCGATCATCATCGTTCCGCGCAACCGCCGCCCTACTGCGGCGATGGCCTGGCTTCTGGCCATCTATTTCATCCCCGTCGCGGGCGTGTTGCTGTTCCTGCTCATCGGCACGCCGCACCTGCCGCGCAAGCGGCGGCGCAAGCAGGACGACATCAACGAGTTCATCCGCGACGCCAGCGCTCAGCTCGACCTAGGATCGCTGCGTCCGGGCGCGCCGGAGTGGTTCACGTCTCTGGTGACGATGAACCACCAGCTGGGTGCCATGCCGCTGGCCGGCGACAACGAAGCGCACCTCATCTCCGACTACCAAGGCAGCATTGATGCGATGGCCCAGGCCATCCGCGGGGCGCAGAAGTACGTGCACGTCGAGTTCTACATCCTGCAGACGGACGCCTCGACCGACGGATTCTTCGCGGCGCTCGAAGACGCGTGTGCCCGCGGCATCCCGGTCCGTGTCCTCTTGGACCACTGGGCCAACTGGCGCAAGCCGTTCTATCGGAAGACGCTGAAGCGGCTGGACGCCATGGGTGCGCGATGGAAGCTCATGCTGCCGGTGCAGCCGCTGAAGGGAAAGTATCAGCGCCCCGACCTGCGCAACCACCGCAAGCTGCTCGTCGTCGACGGCGACGTGGCGTTCATGGGTTCGCAGAACGTCACCGATTCGACGTACAACTTGCGCAAGAACGTCAAGCGCGGATTGCACTGGGTCGATCTGATGGTGAAACTTCACGGACCCATCGTCGGGTCGGTGAACGCGGTGTTCCTGTCGGACTGGTACAGCGAGACCGACGAGGCGCTGCAGACCGAAGACGAGATGTTCGCGATCGGCGAGAGCGGTGGCGACCTCGACTGCCAGATCGTGCCGAGCGGGCCGGGATTCCGGTTCGAGAACAACCTGCGGCTGTTCCTCGGGCTGATGTACTCGGCACAGCGCAAGCTCATCATCGTGAGCCCCTACTTCGTGCCCGACGAGGCGCTGCTGCTCGCGGTGACCACGGCGTGCCATCGCGGGCTGCAGGTCGAGCTGTTCGTGTCGGAGATCGGCGACCAGGCGCTCGTCTACCACGCGCAGCGCAGTTACTACGAGGCGCTGTTGCGGGCGGGCGTGCGCATCTGGCTGTATAGGGCGCCGTACATCCTGCACTCGAAGTCGATGACGATCGACGACGAGGTCGCGATCATCGGCTCGAGCAACATGGACATGCGCTCGTTCGGTCTGAACCTGGAGATCTCGATGCTCGTGCGCGGCGAAGAGTTCGTCGCGGAGATGCGCGAGGTCGAGCAGCAGTACCGCGAGCTGTCGCGCGAGATCACGCTCGAGGAGTGGCGCAAGCAGCCGCTGCGCTCGACCGTGCTCGACAACATCGCGCGGTTGACCTCGGCGCTGCAGTAG
- a CDS encoding endonuclease domain-containing protein, producing the protein MDAGRRRGIHHLRDALPRVRTGSASRPETWTRLTLIDGGLPEPVLDHDVLDHAERFVARVDQAYPQWKIAIEYEGAHHNTDQQWESDIERYARLEAAGWLVIRVSRTLLFQHPDLLVARVRDAIVRRSR; encoded by the coding sequence GTGGACGCCGGCCGCCGCCGCGGCATCCACCATCTGCGGGACGCACTCCCTCGTGTGCGCACGGGTTCAGCGTCACGCCCCGAGACCTGGACCCGCTTGACCCTCATCGACGGCGGGCTGCCCGAACCCGTTCTCGACCATGATGTTCTCGACCACGCGGAGCGATTCGTCGCACGCGTCGACCAGGCCTACCCGCAGTGGAAGATCGCCATCGAGTACGAGGGCGCGCACCACAACACCGATCAGCAGTGGGAGAGCGACATCGAGCGGTATGCGCGCCTGGAGGCTGCCGGCTGGCTCGTCATCCGCGTCTCGCGCACGCTGCTCTTTCAGCATCCCGACCTGCTCGTCGCCCGCGTGCGCGACGCGATCGTCCGCCGGTCGCGCTGA